The region AGAGATGAATGCTGAGGCTGATtaagctgcccaaggtcacactgatAGAGAAGCTTAAAGTGTTCAAGGTGCAGAGGAGGGAGTTGGTGAGAGGGCAGTGGGAGGCCACGAGGTGATGAGCGCAGGGAGGGGACCAGGCAGATGGTACAGGGCCCAGTTAGCTGCAAGAACTTAGGCTTCTGCTCTGGGGCAGGATGGGCCAGGACTCTCTTGTTCATAGGCACTCCCTGCTTGTTGGGGTCCAGTGAGGGTggaggagacagggaggaggCTGCGAGCAGGGGTCCAGGCCAGAGGTGACGGGACCTGGACCAGGGTGGAGAATGAAGGGCCGTGGACAGACTCAAGATCGGTCCTGGAGCCAGAAGTGACCCCAAGGAAGGTGAGACACAGTGGAGGGTGATGCTCCCGAATGGATGGTAGGAGGGGCTTAGAGGAATGGGATGAGCCAGAGACTTCATAGGGGTGTGGTGAGAACTCTGATCCAAAGGTGACCTGAGGAAGGGTTCCAGGTGATGGAAGAGCCTGGAGTGTGGATGGGGGACACAGCCCATTTGCTGGAGGGCAAAGCCAGGGTGTCACAGGCCCAACCGCCAACACTCACAGGTCCCTTCCCACCCCCCAGAGAAGAGCTGTGCCCACAGCCCTCTTGACGCCCCACAGAGCATCTGAAATCCTTTATTGGAAGATAACTGCTGTTTACTATATAGAAGACTTGACGCGGGCGAACAGCGAGAACAGAGCCCACAGTGACTGGAGCAGGCCCCTTGGCTGgggacccacccccaccccatggacCAACCTGGCAACCTCTGCCCCTCCCTGGATCCCCGGGCCTTTGGCTTAATGCTGATGGGGGGCTGCAGGCAGTGAAGCCCCTTTGACTCAAAGCAAAGACTTGGATGagggctgggggggaggggggcggtggaaGGGGGGTGGCAGGGCCCCTCCGGGCTAGGTTGGGGAGCAGCAAAAGCGGAGGAAGCCAGGACCTGGGGAGATGGCATCTATTTTTGTTTCCTGAAAAGGGGTGCACAGGGGCCTGCGGCAGCCGGGACAGGTCACGCGCTGACATCCTTCTCGTCGCCTGACTTGGGGGTGGCTTCCAGCAAGGGGTCCCCGGGAcccgcctcctccccctccttGGCCTCGCTGGACTTGGAGTTGGGGACCCAGAGGCCTGAGTCGATGCAGCGCTGCATGTGGTACTTCGCGTCCTGTGGGGAAAAGGGTGGGTGGGTGAGGCTGGGCTGCCGCCTGCTTGGGGCAGGCCCCATCCCCTGCACATCCCCAAGCCCGCTTTCTGCTCTTTGTACATCAGAGCTGTCTGGGATGAGGGAAAACGGGTCTGTAATCTGTGCTATCCAACATGGCAGCCAGCAGACATGGGTGTCTACTGAGTAGTTCGAATGCGGTTGGTGCAAGGGAAGGACAGAGcttgaaattttacttttattttttttgatacatttatgtggctgagctgggtcttagttgtggcatgtgggatccagttccctcaccagggatcaaacctgggccccctgcactgggagcgtggagtcttagccattggaccaccagggaagcccctgaattttacttaactttaaaattcaaatttaacttcccaggtggaactagtggtaaagaagtgaagtgaaagctgctcagtcatgtgcgactctttgcgaccccatggactatacagtccatggaattctccagaccacaggtggagtgggtagccattcccttctccaggggaacttcccaacccagggatggaacccaggtctcctgcactgcaggtggatttttactgtctgagtggtaaagaacctgcctgccaatgcagaagacatgagacacCGCTTCAATTCACAGGTCAGAaaaactccctggaggaggaaatggcaacccactccagtattcttccctggagaatcccatgaacagaggagcctggcgggctacagtccatgggtcacaaagagtcagacatgactgaagcgacttagcacgaacaattcaaattttaaaagtgtaGGCCTGGAACaaaggtcagcaaactttttttaaaaaataaaaagccagacAGCAAGTATTTTTGGCTTGCAGGCCCTGTGGTCCCTGTCAAAACCTCTCATTCCATCACACCTCAATTTTATGGCTGCGGCACAAAATCAACTATAGACAAGATGAAAATAAACCAGCCTGGCTGCTGCGGTTCcagcaaaattttatttacagaCAGGCAGTGAACCTTCGAGCCAGATTCTCTGAAGACCCTTGGTCTACATACTTATCCCCATAGAAGCTTCTAGAAACCCTGAGGTGGTCTAGAGACTAaatccattttacagacgagggaACCAGTGCGGCCAACCAGTGAGCCACGTAGCAGGAAGGGGCTAAGACAGAGGTTTATTAAGACACAGGGTTCTTATCCACCAGCGCCGTTACCACTCCAAAGAGCTGAGGTTCAACCAGCGTCAACCACATACTTGGCCCTCCTCACGGATTTTGTGAGTTAATATGTTTTTTGAGAGATACTGGTTTGATGGGGTAACTGAGACTGTGGAGCAGGCCACTCTGAGTTGCTGGCAAAGGTGGAGTCAGTTGGGTGTGCTCATAAACAGCCACAGGGACAGGGACGCTCAATCTAGATGCTGGGCACATAGCAGCTGCCCAATAAACGTGAGACAGCATGGGGCATGAGGCCGGGCTGTCTTGTGTGCCAGCCACTCGATGACAGAACCTCCCCGGCTCTTTTGAGAAGCCCAGGAGGGGCACTGCCAGCAGCAACGTGGTCAgcggggctggaggtgggggagacACACTGCCTGTCCCGGTGGGCTTGGGTGTGTGGTTACTCACGGTGGGGTCCATCTTGCTGATGGCGTCCTGGAGCATCTGCACGTCCTTCGCGTCGAAGCACTTCTGAAGTTCCTGTGGGTGCAGGGGGCGGGGTCAGGGCCTGGGTCCCAGGGATCCGCTGACAGCCCACGTGCCAcctgccagggcctggggagccTCACCTCAGGGAGGGACTCGTAGACCTCGACGGGGTCCAGGCCGCCAGGGCCAAGCCGCTTCTTGCGCTCCTCTTCCTCGTATTCCTTCATGGCCTTCTCAATGCGCAGCTTGGCGCGGCCCCGCACGCGGTCTTTGAAAGCCTCTAGCTCATCATTGAAGCCCTCCATGTACTGGCGGTCAGCAGTCTGCAGGAGAGGGAGTATGTTCACCAGGGGAGACGGGGGAGCCCAGGACCCTTCCAATGCAGATCCTCAGGGACGCCCCAGGGCTCCCCACAGCTGGTCCTGAACTAAAGGACAGGTACTCTGGGGCTCAGGCCGCTCCCCTGCTCTGTCTAGCCTCCTCCGTCTTCCCTGAGCTCAACCTTATACCCCTGTGCTTACAATCATCTGACTGAATGTCCCCTTATACTGCAAACTCCTGACACCCACCTCCTCCAGGTCTTCCTGTGGAGTCTCGAAGGCACCTCAAACTCAATACAGCTGCCCTCGATCATCCTCTGGTCTGCCCTCAATCTCCCCTAGCTCTGCTCTTCAGGTGCTCAGGTACGAAACCCATAAGTGCCCATGACTCTGGCCCTCACTCAGGTTGGTACTTTCAGCACGTCCTGCCAGCTCAGCTTTCCAAATCTCCACGGGAGCCGCCCAATACCCAGCTCCTCTGCGGACTAACCCACTGCTAATGGATGAGATGCTGATCACAGGGGCTTGAGTCTGAGTGGACCCATGTCTGCCTCCCCCAGTGGACCACAGGCTGGATCCCTGAGGACCACCTCCCTACCTTGATCTTGGTGAAGAACTGCCGGAAGCAGGCACGGGGGTCCACCTTGAGGCTCTTGGCCAGCTCCAGGATGAACTGCATGACGATGGTCTGGTGAGCCACCTGCTCCATGAGGGCGCATTTCTGCCAAGGGAGGACGTTGCACGGCGTCACTGAGTGGCGGGCTCCTTTCCCCAGCCCTCGTTGTGTGAGAACACAACTTGCACTTCAACCTTAACCGTGGCTTACTTGGACGCTGGTCTTAATATTTAACTTCAATGTAAAATTAATGCCTTTCCCCCCAAGAGACAATGGTACAGCTTCCTATATTAGACTccagacagtgttttaaaatgtagttcTTTTTCCCTTCATGCCTACTGTAATGTTCTGAACAAACATGAatgataaaatgagaataaaaaaataagaaaaaaaaaaggcagaacctTTTGGGccctcccaaccccccaccccgcaGGGTCTGCACGCACCTCCTCCACCTCTAGGTCAATGCACCAGATGACCAGGTAGTTGGCTGTCTCCTCGCACACTAGGTGGACGTTGTCCGACAGGTACTTCTGGCTGTCATCCCAGCGGCGCAGCATGCCTGCCAGAAGACGATGGCGAAGTGCTCCAAGGGCCCCCAGGAGACAGAGGGGCAGCCCTCTCTCACGCGCACCACCCACCTAGAGCCCACCCCTGGCCCAACTCACCAAAGTGTTTGATCTGTTTCTCATACTTTTCCACGAAGGTTTTGTGTTTCTGCTCCCTCACCTCCTCGGACTCCTCCTCCGCCTGCTCAGGCTTGGTGTTGACCATGCTCTGTGGTGAGGCGAGAAGGGGAGTGGGCTGGGGCGAGGCTGTGGCCGCGGGGCGCCTCGAACTTGGCCGGGCGGGCCGCGGCCGCAACGCCCATCCCATCCACAGCGGAGGCGGTGACGACGCCGTGCACATCAGTGTGGCGGGATCGTGGGCGTGGCAGGTGTGGCCTCGGACTGGGGCCTTCGGGCAGATCAGAGGGAGGGGTACTGGTGGGGTGCCTCACTGCCGGCGCCCCCCACCTGcggcccccgccccaccccccgccaGCACCCGCCCACTCCTGGACCCGCGcaatgctccccacccccacctgctgcCCGTCAcgcccaggccccgcccaccTTGCTGAAGCCATCCTTGCTGAGCGTGTCCACGTTCCAGGGCATGCTCTTCTCCTTCTTGCGCATCTCCTCCAGTTTTTGCTCCCAGCTCCGCTCCTCCTTGCGCAGCTGCTGCGCCTCAGCCTGCAGCCGCTCCAGCTCGGCCTTGCCGCCTTCGCCCTCGGCCACCTCCAGCTCCTTCAGCTTCCGCTGGCACTCGGCCACCTTGCGCTTGCACTCGCGGCAGCCCCTGTCCagctcctccttctctttctggaaCTGCTCCATGCGCTCCACCCGGGCCTGCGGGTTCGGCATGGCCCGTCATTCTGGGGAACAGCCTGGCCCTGACCCCGGCCTCGGGCTCTCCATAGTCGCACCTGGGATGACCCCAGAGAAGGTCCACACCAACTTCCGCGCACTGGATTCCCGGCTCCTGCTCTCACCTCTAAGGTAGGCCTGAGCTAGGGGGGTTCCTCCTCTGCGCAGAAGCTTCTACggccccagcagtccagtggataagaattcgccTTCTAATGTTGGGGAaagtggtttgatccctggttggagaactaagatcccacatgccttggggcaactaagcccgcaggTCACTAAAGAGCCTGTGTACTGCAATACACCGGATCAAAGATAGTGTGGaacaaagatcttgcatgccacaactaagactcaacacagtcaagtatacaaataattattttttaaaataagaacctTCTATGACTCCTGCCTCACTCGGAGCAAAAGCCTAAGTCCTCCCCGGAGCCCATAAAGCCAAGCACAACCTGTCAGGTCCCCTCCACGGCCTCATCTCCTCCTGCTCGCCCTCtccctccagccacactggctgcCTCACCTTTTCCGGAACTCACTTcaagcctcagggcctttgcactgcctCTGTGTTCCCTTGGTCTGGAATGCTCTCTCTTCAgatccaccccacctccccaaacCCTGCATCCTCATCATCTTCAAATGCCTtttacagggaattccctggtggtccagtggttacggcTCTGAGGCTCCACTGCTAGGAACCaggcttcgatccctggatggggaactgagatcctgcaagtcatgcagtgtaattaaaaaaaaaggtcccTTCCAGATGAGGCCTTCCTTGATACTGCTGATATCTCCCCCTCTTCTGCTCTGCTTGATCTTCCTCAGCACTTGTCACCTGACAACATTCTCAGCACTTGTCACCTGACAACATTCTGTGACAGTTCTCTCTCCCGCTTTGGGTGCTGTCTACCTCCAAGGAGACTGGCTCCACAAAGGTGGGGATCTGATCACTCTTGTGACTCCAGAGTCAGGAACCTGGTGCACAGCAGGGACTTAAGAAAGACTTGTTGGATCTAATAATCACACGCTGGAAGGAGGCCTCCCCGCTCCCCAGGATCTCAggctcctcctcctgcctggagCACCCTCAGTAACACTCAGGCACCCTACCCTGGCCACATGGCCTGGCACCGCCAGCTTTGTGCCCAAGACTGAACTCCCCATCTGAGCTCCCCCAAACCTATTTTTCTGCTGTGTCCTCCCTCAGGGAAGACCCTTGCCCCCGCCTCCTGCCCCCAGCAGAGGCCTGCTGTGAGTCATTCCCTCCCTCTCTGCCACCAAATCACCATGATTTCCCTTTCCAGTCGTTCCTCTAATGTGCTCCACCCCACGGGCTGCACCTGGATCTGCAGGGCCCACTCAGCTCTGTCTCCAGGCCAGCATGCCTCCGGAGTCCAGCGTGgtacccaccagactcctgtatACCTCCTATCCTAGACACTGCTCCTCAGAACTCTTCTGCTGCACCCCAAGCTCAGT is a window of Muntiacus reevesi chromosome 1, mMunRee1.1, whole genome shotgun sequence DNA encoding:
- the CDC37 gene encoding hsp90 co-chaperone Cdc37 — protein: MVDYSVWDHIEVSDDEDETHPNIDTASLFRWRHQARVERMEQFQKEKEELDRGCRECKRKVAECQRKLKELEVAEGEGGKAELERLQAEAQQLRKEERSWEQKLEEMRKKEKSMPWNVDTLSKDGFSKSMVNTKPEQAEEESEEVREQKHKTFVEKYEKQIKHFGMLRRWDDSQKYLSDNVHLVCEETANYLVIWCIDLEVEEKCALMEQVAHQTIVMQFILELAKSLKVDPRACFRQFFTKIKTADRQYMEGFNDELEAFKDRVRGRAKLRIEKAMKEYEEEERKKRLGPGGLDPVEVYESLPEELQKCFDAKDVQMLQDAISKMDPTDAKYHMQRCIDSGLWVPNSKSSEAKEGEEAGPGDPLLEATPKSGDEKDVSA